From Homo sapiens chromosome 6, GRCh38.p14 Primary Assembly, the proteins below share one genomic window:
- the KHDC3L gene encoding KH domain-containing protein 3 translates to MDAPRRFPTLVQLMQPKAMPVEVLGHLPKRFSWFHSEFLKNPKVVRLEVWLVEKIFGRGGERIPHVQGMSQILIHVNRLDPNGEAEILVFGRPSYQEDTIKMIMNLADYHRQLQAKGSGKALAQDVATQKAETQRSSIEVREAGTQRSVEVREAGTQRSVEVQEVGTQGSPVEVQEAGTQQSLQAANKSGTQRSPEAASKAVTQRFREDARDPVTRL, encoded by the exons ATGGACGCTCCCAGGCGGTTTCCGACGCTCGTGCAACTGATGCAGCCAAAAGCAATGCCAGTGGAGGTGCTCGGTCACCTCCCTAAGCGGTTCTCCTGGTTCCACTCTGAGTTCCTGAAGAATCCGAAGGTAGTTCGCCTTGAGGTTTGGCTGGTGGAAAAGATCTTCG GCCGGGGCGGAGAACGCATCCCGCACGTCCAGGGTATGTCCCAAATCTTGATTCACGTGAATCGATTGGACCCTAACGGCGAGGCTGAGATCTTGGTATTTGGGAGGCCTTCTTACCAGGAGGACACAATCAAGATGATCATGAACCTGGCTGACTATCACCGCCAGCTCCAGGCGAAAG GCTCAGGAAAGGCCCTCGCCCAGGATGTCGCCACTCAGAAGGCCGAGACCCAGCGGTCTTCAATAGAAGTCCGGGAGGCCGGGACGCAGCGTTCGGTGGAGGTCCGGGAGGCCGGGACCCAGCGTTCGGTGGAAGTCCAGGAGGTCGGGACACAGGGTTCTCCGGTGGAGGTGCAGGAGGCCGGGACCCAGCAGTCTCTCCAGGCTGCCAACAAGTCGGGGACCCAGCGATCCCCCGAAGCTGCCAGCAAGGCAGTGACCCAGCGGTTTCGCGAGGATGCCCGGGACCCAGTTACTAGATTATGA
- the OOEP gene encoding oocyte-expressed protein homolog isoform 2 (isoform 2 is encoded by transcript variant 2) translates to MFSTVTHKGPDRAIIPEMEWTSQALLTVDIVDSGNLVEITVFGRPRVQNRVKSMLLCLAWFHREHRARAEKMKHLEKNLKAHASDPHSPQDPVA, encoded by the exons GCCCAGACCGAGCCATAATTCCAGAAATGGAGTGGACGAGCCAGGCCCTGCTGACAGTGGACATAGTGGACTCAGGGAACCTAGTCGAAATCACCGTTTTCGGGCGGCCCCGTGTACAGAATCGGGTGAAGAGCATGCTCCTGTGCCTGGCATGGTTTCACCGAGAACATCGTGCCCGAG CTGAGAAGATGAAACACCTTGAGAAGAACTTGAAGGCCCATGCATCAGACCCCCACTCTCCCCAGGATCCTGTTGCTTAA
- the OOEP gene encoding oocyte-expressed protein homolog isoform X1, translating to MVDDAGAAESQRGKQTPAHSLEQLRPDRAIIPEMEWTSQALLTVDIVDSGNLVEITVFGRPRVQNRVKSMLLCLAWFHREHRARAEKMKHLEKNLKAHASDPHSPQDPVA from the exons ATGGTCGATGATGCTGGTGCCGCTGAGTCCCAGCGGGGCAAACAGACTCCGGCCCACTCCCTGGAGCAGCTGC GCCCAGACCGAGCCATAATTCCAGAAATGGAGTGGACGAGCCAGGCCCTGCTGACAGTGGACATAGTGGACTCAGGGAACCTAGTCGAAATCACCGTTTTCGGGCGGCCCCGTGTACAGAATCGGGTGAAGAGCATGCTCCTGTGCCTGGCATGGTTTCACCGAGAACATCGTGCCCGAG CTGAGAAGATGAAACACCTTGAGAAGAACTTGAAGGCCCATGCATCAGACCCCCACTCTCCCCAGGATCCTGTTGCTTAA
- the DPPA5 gene encoding developmental pluripotency-associated 5 protein, whose protein sequence is MGTLPARRHIPPWVKVPEDLKDPEVFQVQTRLLKAIFGPDGSRIPYIEQVSKAMLELKALESSDLTEVVVYGSYLYKLRTKWMLQSMAEWHRQRQERGMLKLAEAMNALELGPWMK, encoded by the exons ATGGGAACTCTCCCGGCACGTAGACATATCCCGCCGTGGGTGAAAGTTCCCGAAGACCTGAAAGATCCAGAGGTGTTCCAGGTCCAGACGCGGCTGCTGAAAGCCATTTTCG GCCCGGACGGATCTCGAATCCCTTACATCGAGCAGGTGAGCAAGGCCATGCTCGAGCTGAAGGCTCTGGAGTCTTCAGACCTCACCGAGGTCGTGGTTTACGGCTCCTATTTGTACAAGCTCCGGACCAAGTGGATGCTCCAGTCCATGGCTGAGTGGCACCGCCAGCGCCAGGAGCGAG GGATGCTCAAACTTGCCGAAGCCATGAATGCCCTCGAACTAGGCCCTTGGATGAAGTGA
- the OOEP gene encoding oocyte-expressed protein homolog isoform 1 (isoform 1 is encoded by transcript variant 1), translated as MVDDAGAAESQRGKQTPAHSLEQLRRLPLPPPQIRIRPWWFPVQELRDPLVFYLEAWLADELFGPDRAIIPEMEWTSQALLTVDIVDSGNLVEITVFGRPRVQNRVKSMLLCLAWFHREHRARAEKMKHLEKNLKAHASDPHSPQDPVA; from the exons ATGGTCGATGATGCTGGTGCCGCTGAGTCCCAGCGGGGCAAACAGACTCCGGCCCACTCCCTGGAGCAGCTGCGTAGGTTACCACTTCCGCCGCCACAGATTCGCATCCGGCCCTGGTGGTTTCCGGTGCAGGAACTGAGAGACCCTTTGGTGTTCTACCTAGAGGCATGGCTGGCAGACGAGCTCTTTG GCCCAGACCGAGCCATAATTCCAGAAATGGAGTGGACGAGCCAGGCCCTGCTGACAGTGGACATAGTGGACTCAGGGAACCTAGTCGAAATCACCGTTTTCGGGCGGCCCCGTGTACAGAATCGGGTGAAGAGCATGCTCCTGTGCCTGGCATGGTTTCACCGAGAACATCGTGCCCGAG CTGAGAAGATGAAACACCTTGAGAAGAACTTGAAGGCCCATGCATCAGACCCCCACTCTCCCCAGGATCCTGTTGCTTAA